The region AGTTACAGATAAATTGTCGTGTCAAGAGCAAGCGCCAGGAAGAGATAGCCCTGGTGGACATCTCTTATGATGAGGTTAAAGTGGAAATACCTATAAGCCCATTGGTGATAGAGTTTCCAGCACCGTTCGCATATAAATATGAGAAGGCAGTCCCGTGGATATATCAGCCCAAGGCTTTTAAGCAGGGGAAGGAAGACCAACCTTTGATGATCAACGAACCAAATGTCACTTCAATTATGGGGCCAGCAGGAATGACACGTAGTGGCCGAGTGTTCGCGCCAAGAACTGATGATACTTCTGCAAAGACTAAAGGGAAGAAAGTTGATGTCCAGATCCCCGTCCCTAATCAAGAAATGCAAGACATGCACTTGTCTCCTAAAGCTGCAGTCACTCGTGAAGAGGCTGAGGAATTTCTGAGGATAATCAAGAAGAGAAATTATAAGGTGGTGGACCAACTGAATCAAACACCTTCAAAGATCTCCATGTTATCTCCATTGCTCAACTCAGAAGCATACATGAACTCGTTGTTGAAAGTATTAAGCATTGCACATATCACAAAGGACATAACGATAGAACAGTTTGACGATGTGATAACTAGTGTGACCACTGGGAATTTTTGGGGTTCTAATGATGATGAACTGCCGATCgagggaaagaaccataacaaaGCCCTAAATATCTCCTTGAAATGCATAGACATTATACTATCAAGGGTATTAGTGGACACAGGTTCCTCACTGAATGTCATGCTGAAGACAACTTTGATAAAGCTGCTAATAGAAGGGATAAGTATGAAACCCAACACCCTAATCGTAAAggcatttgatggctcaaggcgagcaatgataggagaggttgacttaCCAATCAAGATAGGTCCAACTATTTTCAATATCACGTTCCAGGTCATAGACATACATCCCAGTTATAGTTGCCTACTCgggagaccctggattcactccgcaggcgctgtcacctccactctgcatcaaaagttgaaattcattacaaatgacaagatgattgtgATTGGAGGAGAGGAGGATATCTTGGTTAGCCACTTGACATCTTTGCGAtatatc is a window of Lathyrus oleraceus cultivar Zhongwan6 chromosome 6, CAAS_Psat_ZW6_1.0, whole genome shotgun sequence DNA encoding:
- the LOC127094454 gene encoding uncharacterized protein LOC127094454, giving the protein MPTYKDASVSAIEESDQGKLIRKVEEIQTPITRIRAQLLKSGLIPEELVAEDNNKKLRNFIQQMLDRGELQINCRVKSKRQEEIALVDISYDEVKVEIPISPLVIEFPAPFAYKYEKAVPWIYQPKAFKQGKEDQPLMINEPNVTSIMGPAGMTRSGRVFAPRTDDTSAKTKGKKVDVQIPVPNQEMQDMHLSPKAAVTREEAEEFLRIIKKRNYKVVDQLNQTPSKISMLSPLLNSEAYMNSLLKVLSIAHITKDITIEQFDDVITSVTTGNFWGSNDDELPIEGKNHNKALNISLKCIDIILSRVLVDTGSSLNVMLKTTLIKLLIEGISMKPNTLIVKAFDGSRRAMIGEVDLPIKIGPTIFNITFQMIVIGGEEDILVSHLTSLRYIEVDGEITETPFQSLEVVNMMVIQQTLETPKSGLSMASWQGAKAVMESENA